A part of Brachybacterium faecium DSM 4810 genomic DNA contains:
- a CDS encoding cysteine desulfurase (PFAM: Aminotransferase class-V~TIGRFAM: cysteine desulfurases, SufS subfamily): MSAPSREFDVEAVRADFPILSRMLDDDTPMIYLDGGATSQRPQQVIDAEVSYLTHDNAAVKRGAHRMAGAATDAYEGARERVAEFLGAPSPDEVVFTRNATEALNLAARSLGDGDASTPERLRVREGDEILVTEMEHHANLVPWQELARRTGATLRWIPVADDFTLDLSDLDSLLTERTKVVAFAHQSNVLGTVAPVARLVEAARAVGALTVLDAAQSAPHMPFDVAALGVDLVALSGHKMLGPTGIGVLWGRYELLAEMPPFLTGGSMIEIVHMERSTFAEPPARFEAGTPPISQAVGLAAACDYLDALGMDRIAAHEQALTRRALDGLAAIDGVRIIGPAASPERTGAVAFDVAGCHPHDVGQVLDSLGLEVRVGHHCAWPLHRRFGLHGTTRASFSVHTTADEVDAFVAGVAHTVDFFGSLA; this comes from the coding sequence GTGAGTGCACCCAGCCGAGAGTTCGACGTCGAGGCGGTCCGCGCGGACTTCCCGATCCTGTCCCGCATGCTCGATGACGACACCCCGATGATCTACCTCGACGGCGGGGCCACCTCGCAGCGGCCGCAGCAGGTGATCGACGCGGAGGTCTCCTACCTGACCCACGACAACGCCGCGGTCAAGCGCGGCGCGCACCGCATGGCCGGTGCGGCGACCGACGCCTACGAAGGGGCACGGGAGCGGGTGGCGGAGTTCCTCGGCGCCCCCTCTCCGGACGAGGTGGTCTTCACCCGCAACGCCACCGAGGCGCTGAACCTCGCGGCGCGCTCGCTCGGGGACGGCGACGCCTCCACCCCGGAGCGCCTGCGGGTGCGCGAGGGTGACGAGATCCTCGTCACCGAGATGGAGCACCACGCGAACCTGGTGCCCTGGCAGGAGCTCGCCCGCCGCACCGGCGCCACGCTGCGCTGGATCCCGGTCGCCGACGACTTCACGCTCGACCTCAGCGACCTCGACTCCCTGCTCACCGAGCGCACCAAGGTCGTGGCCTTCGCCCACCAGTCCAACGTGCTGGGCACCGTCGCCCCCGTCGCCCGCCTGGTCGAGGCGGCGCGGGCGGTCGGGGCGCTCACCGTGCTCGACGCCGCCCAGTCCGCGCCGCACATGCCGTTCGACGTCGCCGCGCTCGGCGTCGACCTGGTCGCCCTCTCCGGCCACAAGATGCTCGGACCGACCGGGATCGGGGTGCTGTGGGGGCGGTACGAGCTGCTGGCGGAGATGCCGCCCTTCCTCACCGGCGGCTCGATGATCGAGATCGTCCACATGGAGCGCAGCACCTTCGCGGAGCCCCCCGCCCGGTTCGAGGCCGGCACCCCGCCGATCTCCCAGGCCGTCGGCCTCGCGGCCGCGTGCGACTACCTCGACGCCCTGGGCATGGATCGGATCGCCGCTCACGAGCAGGCGCTCACCCGGCGCGCCCTCGACGGCCTCGCAGCGATCGACGGCGTGCGGATCATCGGGCCGGCCGCCTCCCCGGAGCGCACCGGCGCGGTGGCCTTCGACGTCGCGGGCTGCCACCCGCACGACGTCGGCCAGGTGCTGGACTCCCTCGGCCTCGAGGTGCGGGTGGGCCACCACTGCGCCTGGCCGCTCCACCGCCGCTTCGGGCTGCACGGCACCACCCGGGCCAGCTTCTCCGTCCACACCACCGCCGACGAGGTCGATGCCTTCGTCGCCGGCGTCGCCCACACCGTCGACTTCTTCGGATCCCTCGCATGA
- a CDS encoding uncharacterized conserved protein (PFAM: Uncharacterised ACR, COG2135), whose product MCGRYVLEVDAEGLLRSYAAQPAAAFDWDPAFSIAPRTTAPVVREHCDEDGQLRRTIERARWGFHPAWAKDKGPRPLNARFETAASNGMFRAAFASSRAVVPMSGYFEWVARSDGKQPYYVHAADGQQLHAAGLTTATRTEDGGWDVTFTVITREARDAAGEVHDRMPAFLDEALLGEWLAPGALDAPQREQLHGVLGAVSEEVASTLVTHPVSRAVNNVRTLDRTDPSLIAPLPLG is encoded by the coding sequence ATGTGCGGACGGTATGTGCTCGAGGTCGACGCCGAGGGGCTGCTGCGCTCATATGCGGCCCAGCCCGCCGCGGCCTTCGACTGGGACCCCGCATTCAGCATCGCACCGCGCACCACGGCACCCGTGGTGCGCGAGCACTGCGACGAGGACGGGCAGCTGCGGCGCACGATCGAGCGCGCCCGCTGGGGCTTCCATCCGGCGTGGGCGAAGGACAAGGGCCCGCGACCGCTCAACGCCCGTTTCGAGACCGCCGCGAGCAACGGGATGTTCCGCGCCGCGTTCGCGAGCTCACGCGCCGTGGTGCCGATGTCCGGATACTTCGAATGGGTCGCGCGCAGCGACGGGAAGCAGCCCTACTACGTGCACGCCGCCGACGGACAGCAGCTGCACGCCGCCGGCCTCACCACCGCCACCCGGACCGAGGACGGCGGATGGGACGTCACCTTCACGGTCATCACGCGGGAGGCGCGTGACGCCGCCGGTGAGGTGCACGATCGCATGCCCGCTTTCCTCGACGAGGCGCTGCTGGGGGAGTGGCTCGCCCCCGGCGCGCTCGATGCCCCGCAGCGGGAGCAGCTGCACGGCGTGCTCGGCGCCGTCTCCGAGGAGGTCGCCTCCACCCTGGTCACACACCCCGTGTCCCGGGCCGTGAACAACGTCCGCACCCTGGACCGCACGGATCCGAGCCTCATCGCGCCGCTCCCGCTCGGGTGA